From Phycodurus eques isolate BA_2022a chromosome 1, UOR_Pequ_1.1, whole genome shotgun sequence, one genomic window encodes:
- the trh gene encoding pro-thyrotropin-releasing hormone gives MKATCLFFLASVLVCSWTMACGARSISAEDEPDPGTADDLLLQKAESLLLRSVLRKMQAEDRNGGGPSSQTEWMTKRQHPGKRYREDLDEEADGDGEVLPAVERRQHPGKRSTAGHLSDLPVIVVQGELSKRQHPGKRYLVLRSRRQHPGKRQPGEDEEEEEEEENEDEGDDEEEEDQHPGKRFWDRSARPQLATMSPCEDVSDPVTCAKSNLLLDFLDNIGVKHADEKRQHPGKRFAPPRYVLEESE, from the exons ATGAAGGCGACATGCCTGTTCTTCCTGGCTTCTGTCTTGGTCTGCAGCTGGACGATGGCGTGCGGAGCTCGCAGCATCTCCGCCGAGGACGAGCCGGACCCGGGAACCGCGGACGACCTCCTCCTACAGAAAGCCGAGAGCCTCCTGCTGCGCTCCGTCCTGAGAAAGATGCAAGCGGAAGACCGCAACGGTG GAGGACCCTCCTCTCAGACGGAGTGGATGACGAAGCGGCAGCATCCGGGCAAGAGGTACCGCGAGGATTTGGACGAAGAGGCTGACGGTGATGGAGAGGTCTTGCCGGCTGTTGAAAGGAGACAGCACCCGGGCAAACGCTCCACGGCGGGACACCTTTCGGACCTTCCCGTGATCGTCGTGCAGGGCGAACTTTCCAAGCGGCAGCACCCGGGCAAGCGCTACTTGGTGCTGCGCAGCCGGCGGCAGCACCCCGGTAAACGGCAACCGggggaagacgaggaggaggaggaggaggaggagaatgaGGATGAGggggatgatgaggaggaggaggaccagCACCCCGGCAAACGCTTTTGGGATCGTTCGGCTCGTCCACAACTGGCCACTATGAGTCCATGTGAAGACGTCTCGGACCCTGTGACGTGCGCCAAAAGCAATCTGCTGCTCGACTTTTTAGACAACATCGGCGTGAAGCACGCCGACGAGAAGCGACAGCACCCGGGCAAAAGGTTTGCGCCTCCTCGCTACGTTTTAGAGGAGTCAGAGTAG